tcctcggactaaagagcGTACATAGAAGTCCAAAATGAATGTATGAAGATAATTCTATTACAACGATTAGCATATGAGTTGCCAGACTCATTTACTGACCATAAGAAATTGATTAAGTCACAAgtaccagctgtaaatgctccaattAAAATGGATGTCCCAGAAGGACAGTATCAAACTGCTAATGAGTCTAAAGAGCGCTTAAAGCGTGAAATACCTAACGGttccaaataaaataatccTCGGAAAAGAAGAGGAGCATGAATGAGAATGGCAAAATCGAGGAATGAAAGATTAAAGATCTTGAGGAGAGATAGAAAACATGACAAGAAAGAAATTCACGTACCTGAGAATAAAGAAAACTCAAATAGCTATGTCATGTCTGGAACGATATGGAACCAATACCAAATCGACGTCGTAAATACTTATGCATGCAATGAAGCAGTTGATgagaatgaggatcatgaatcatctattgaaaagtgtacacaatGTGATAAATGGccgaaaagagagagaaaaaaacaatagaTGCAAAGATTAAATCTCTTGGAAAGAGAGAGTATTTGGACAAGTAGTCCATACACCTAATGGTGTAAAACCAGTGGCACATAAATAGGTCATTATGTGAAAGAATGAATGAGATGATGAAAAGTTATGAGATGCAAAAGAGTAGTTGCACAAGAGTTCTCACAAAGATCTGAAATTGTTATAAGAAACACAATAGATGCAAAGATTAAATCTCTTGGAAAGAGAGAGTATTTGGACAAGTAGTCCATACACCTAATGGTGTAAAACCAGTGGCACATAAATAGGTCATTATGTGAAAGAATGAATGAGATGATGAAAAGTTATGAGATGCAAAAGAGTAGTTGCACAAGAGTTCTCACAAAGATCTGAAATTGTTATAAGAAACACATCATCATGTGGTGGAAGCATCAACTTTCAAGTTTCTTTAGTCTggcaacaaagaaaaagaactgaAAGCCACTGGAACAATGAAAGTTATGTTAAAGATCCAAAAGAATATAAACTACAAGAAGCAGTAAACCCCATAAGGATTTGGACTGCTAGAAGCAGTAGGTGCTAGTTCTCGAGAACATTACTGCGTGAGTATATTGAgcatataaaagaaagaaaaagtattGGTCATGAAGTACCATGATATTGAAAATTTGCTGATCTCTTTCATAACTGAAAGATGTGATTTCGTATGACAAGAGGGATAGTCATACTTGTAACTTtcacaagaaacaaaagaataacTCGTATGTATATGTATGCATAATGTGAATGTTTAGAAAATTGTCTATAAAAAGAAATTTGTGCATGGATTCCAAATAGACCAATATATGATCTTTTGTGTGAAAATAATGCTATGGATAAGAAGTTCAATGGTCTAAGAGATTATCTGACAATCAAACGAGTTTATTACTAAGGATATACTTATATCAGTTCTTAAAAGGAAGATATATATGATGAGAAAACATCTCTCTAAGATGATGCTTCCAGGGGGAGAAATATGATGATGTTCGTAGTTGTACTAtttttccttatcatggtttttgtcccattgggttttccatgtCAAgattttaacgaggcaacaaagaacacGTAAATGATAGATACCTAAAGAGAAATGTTAACACTTAAGTGATGAAGATCTATCAATATTCCAATGTATTTTGAGACTAAAAGAAGCAGAAGATAATGATCAAAGATCAATCGTATTTGAACAAGAATCAAGGTATGGACACATTTCATTCGCTAGACAGAAACGAAGGTCGAAATTTTTTGAATCAAACGAGACCTTCTAGAtagaattaaaatatgaaattggtgTCCGGAGAAAGATCTTTGAGTCTATTTTCTTCTCCAATTTGAATCAAGTCATTTTCCATAATAGAACTCGAGATATGGCTATTTTCGTGGGACACGTACAAGCTGTCTCTGAATACCTAATATCGTATGATATTCAAAATACCGCTCGATATTTTCATCTTAACAGAACCAGATCGGTGCCTAAAGTTAGACATGGATGCTAGCTTCGATTTTCAAGTGGTTTGAAGTCATTTTGTCCTACGGTCACCAAGATATTCAAGTTTTAGAGAGTGTCAAATCTGCAAAGAGAAGTAAACCGGTTCAACCCCAAGACGAAGAAGTTACTTCATCAcattggattgtgtcctatcaGATATATCAAGTTATGTTCTCATCAGGGAGAGTAGGTGCGCGctgcactctttttcccttcacCACGGTTTTttccactgggttttcctggtaaggtttttaatgaggtagcATCTTATGCGCTttaggaaatattttttaatgtacatccaagggggagtgttatgaactaTTATGTGGATGTCCATTAGGCCCATAAGCCCATGTTCTAGAGGATTCTGAATCCTTAATGTTGCATCCCTATATATTGTATCGTGAcccctgttctaaaaatcggccgcctagccgcctaacCGCCTAGGCGGCCGCATGGACGCTACGCGTCATTCTTCCGCCCCGATTTATGTCAAATCGGttaaaaaaatcggatatccgattttctcCGCCTAGACcacctaaatgaccgcctagccgcttaggcggccgcctaaccgcctaggcggccgcctaatctatttttttttatttttttttatttttaataattttttttttatttgatctaaaattttataaatatcatttatattcataattttgatgaaaattacactatattaagtttatatattctatttgtgtgttttatacaattttaaacatgaaaatgtattaatgttatacacaattaaagattaacatgttttataacatagtaaacagTCTAAAAATTTCgccccgcataatttccgattaatccccgattttctctttaggcgctaggcccaacccgaccgcccgactagcgcctagcgcgttcccgaacagggATCGTGACATATGGAACAAAATAAGAACAACcgattctctctttctcttgtttcacaacattattttctttctttgatctcgagtttttttttttttgggtgtagTTGCAGATAGTAGTATAGATAATGGTGTGCATATTAATTATTACTGTTTTTGCGGTAAACAAAGAGAAATCTACAATTAATTGTGGAATTAGCCCCGAAGATGGAATTGAGAACATTGGCAATGGTTGTTGTCCTGCTATGTCAGAGCTCCTGTTAAGGTTTAATTCATGATTCTCATGAATGAGAAAGAACGTGGAACAAttaattaacttaaaaaaaaaatagatggcATGATAAAGCagatgaattttatatataataagaatgaTAGGACCGAATCAGATAACCAAGATGAACATTCATGATGGTAAAGTACTTACAAAAAGACTACACAGACACAATAAAAAGAGTTTCCACAAAACGTGACAAGGTTGATTTGAGATACGTCCAGTGCTAGAGAGTCATCATCATCCACAACCCAGAAACACACCTCTAATTTCACTGACACTCTTGGTTGTTACACGCAAGCAGAaataaaaataggaaaagaGAACTGACTGAACTTTTTAAAGACGTTATAGCATGGACTCACATGATGGTGCATCGGCCCTTTTCTTCATTTGGTTGCGTCGGCATTTGCTGGAACCGGTGTGACTCTGAGGGATTGTATGTGAACTCAGACGTGTCGAGTCCATACTGTttcaatcaaaaaaaaaaaaaaaaccatcagTGAGTCTCAGTATATAGTTAACTTCTTGTCTCCGAAGCTTTAAAGCGATTAAAAATCATGTTACCTTCTCCCTCATACGTGCACTCCAAGGGTCACTGCGGCTCGGGCGTTGGTCCAAAGTAGGAACAACTGGGACACCGGTGACAGGGGCGGGTTGGCGGTTGATGAATGGCTGCCTGATTTGCCTAGGAGGAGCAATAAACTCATCATCACTGTCATACTCATCTGGTGTGTTAGCTGCCCTAACCATAAGGGCGAGCAAGAAAAGCAAAGCCTGCGGGTAAACAAGGCcgcattaaaaatatttagaggtGATGATGATATGTTTATTTTGCAATTTTCTGCTTCGTTTTTTAAGTAGTATTATAATGTAAGAGACCATACAACAGTTTACAAGCACTTTCACAAGAATTAAAAACCTTTCAAAGAGAGTTTGAAGTAATGTTTAGTTTGTCAATGTTTAATACAGAAAAGTTCTGAAAGTTTGGTTGCTCTTTACCTCGAAAACAACGGCTCCTAGAGCTACCCATCTGACAATGTTCCAGTTTTGTTTCAGGAAATGATAGATGGTATCGAAGTTTCCAGTCTTGTCAGAAGGAATTTGCTAGAGAAGAGTTATACAAAAATGGTTAAGCTAAGTCTGTGTACAGAATCCTGTCTTGAGATAAAGGCAAGGGGAAACCAAAAACgcaagaagaaaacacaaaaagagaACTCACATCTCTCCAGCTGTTGTCGAAGAAAATAAAAGCTGCAGCTCCAAGCTCAGCCAAGATCAACAAGATGAGAAGCAGGGAGTACTATTCTCAATCAAGGAAATAAAAAGATCAAGTACTAATAATGATAGATTCACAGGTATATATATGGATAAGAAAAGCAAAGAGAGGATGGGATGGATACACAAGATAAGCAGCAGATGCTCCTTGAACAAGTACCAACACATCCACAGCATGAAGTAACAAACAGAACCACGCCGATACCAATGAACAAGTAGACGAACCTGAATAGGAAACAATGAAGTGAAAGGGAAAAAAGACCCAAAAGATCAACTATGGGGGTGGATATACAGACCAAGCTTTGGGGAGATTGTCAAAGACATTGGAAGAGAGGGCGACAGCCATAAGCATGGGCCTCCCAAAAGAGACGTAACTTTGGTCGTTGACATTTGTAGGAATGAATGAAACAGAGTGATCAGTTGCTCTCTTGAACACAACAAACAAGTAGATACCATAAGCAATGATGCCAAGTCCAGCAACAGCAAGAAGAAAGTTGAGTAGCTTTAGCAAACACTCCAAACAACCTCTACAAGccatccctttttttttttttttttttttttaattcactcACAGCTTAAACTGCTATTTTAGGTTTACTCTTCTTCTAACCcttaatcaatcaatcaatcctgggaaaaaaagaaaaaaaaaaaagacaatgtaATGACAATGAAGTTTTAGTCCAGACTCCAGATCAAAAGATAAATCAATGGTTCATCATTCAAAACTTATATCGTGCCCAAAGCCCTCGCAAAGAAATGAAATTGACAATTCTAACATTCAATCGCAAAGCTAAAACGATTCCGCGAAACATTTTCGTAAAACAAATCGGTGAATATCGGAACTGGAGATTCTGAGAGGAGTCGATGAAGGAAACTTACGGAGAAGGTTTGAGGAGATGATGATGGGTCTTCGATCTTTGCcacaggaagaagaagaaaatcgtGAGGaatggaatttttttaattttttttttttgaatacttTTGTCTGGATTTACGCTGTAATGTCTGTCATTGGCTTTTACTAGTTAGCTggcatttttcttttataattagttttctGTGGAACGGAATGGAAGGCAGACTTCCAGACAATATAAAATCTTAATTCTACTGCTGTTTctaatttactaaatattatttgttGATGTTTCTAATTTACTAAGACTCATCCTCCTTTTACCTTTTTTAAATTCACATCACATTTTCTTTTTCCATataatcatttaatttttaattaaaaaaatttatgtgttcAAATTAAATGAACCAAATCTCTATTTATAAAGCGtaaaaaataatgaatcatGATGTAAACaacttttttagaaaaaaatattaactacaaaatatttcatttggaACCATTCTAGATCGTGTGGGTGTAGTGTCTTtggacaatatatatatatatacgtgatGTGGTAAATTTTCACTCTTAAGGTAGCTTTTGAGTGTGAGTTAAGATGATCACTAATATGATAGCAGAACTCATGGTAAAAGCCCAGCATATGATTTCCCACATAAGTAGTTTTCTACGTAAGTAACTTGTACAAGTGACCCATATTGCTGTGGTATTTCCGAGATGTTGGGCTTGGGTTGTTTCCAATTGGACTATTTCCCACCCACGTTTCGAGAAGGGCTATTAACAATCCACATCGTGTGGGTGTAGTGTCTTTGGAAAATATATATCTGATGTGGCAATCTTCCACTCTTGAATTAGCTTTTGGATGTGAGTTAAGCCTATTACTAGGGtgaaaaaatattactaaactCAATAACCAATTagaatttaataattatatttatgtttaaaagaaatagaattTCCAACCcttcactttttttttagaGAGCGTGGAAGACAGaaattaaatttgattggtACATAATTTTTATGTGGATCCCACATTCATGTTTTCGACTAGTTAAATCTATTCAACTAAAATTAATCCACGtactaatttttcttttttcaacaCTACCAGTGTAAACATTTAACagttgaataaatgttttaactAGTCCATTGCACATGGTCTaacaaacaaattatttttggagtatataaatcaaaacaaaactttgtgGGTATATAATGTTTATACTCTTTCTATATAAACTTTACATCTAAACGATTAAAACATGAATACAATAACCatgattttttcttattatttaccATCGGATGTGATAGGTCATCGATTTTACTCACTTTCAACcatgatttatatatgtttttagagTCTTTTATATGCATTTGGACCTTTTTTAGAGTAATTACAGGTTCATGTACTTACTTGaggaaaatgatgtatttggggCAATTTGGAGACTTTTTGAGAGCTTTGCTGGAAACAGAGAAGGAATCGATTATTGAGTCAGAAtatattattagggttttgtaccATTTTAGAGGCAGGTCTGCCTAGAGACCTTTTAGACCTAGTTTTGAGAGAAGCAACCTTAATACTATTGGAGAGAGAGCTTATGATTAGAGGGAGGGATCTGAACTTCgtaacagagaagatcttgaactccatTGCTTTCATTAGTCTATTTATTGTTTCTCTagttattcatttatttaagaattattcagaccatcataactatgtttCTTATGATATTTAGGTTTCTCATAAGGTTGATTTATGTATTGCTAACATGAACTATTGCTAGGGTGTTTAAaatatagttcttcatctagttgcTCTTAATGTTAAGTTTAtgattgatcaccctttaacttagatcttaggattaattgagacaAGCAATAACTTGGCCCAATACCTGAAActaaactagtatgatctaactgactagatacacaCGAAAGTTGGTCTAGTAAGTTAGAGAACACTAATCAAACCCGCTCGTAAAGCTTTCTAGAAGAAGCATCGatcatattttgaaaggtgtatcgatcgatattctttaagaatcatcgatcgacactttctcgtgattGATATACGAaagttgaaatccgagatctaGATATAGATAATCCAATTGATTTTACCCAAGTTTGAGTTCGAGAACAATTTACATCTGTAAACCCCTAATAACTCAAATAAGTTGGTTACTTATCATACATGAGAtaatacctgaatctagctatttctccaactgttaacaacctcatATCAAACCAATCGAACAACTCCCTTGTTTACCACTTCATTTACTGCTTAAAACCTTTTTGTCTAGctttatttcgaagactataaatctactgtgtaatcctagagtctctgtggatttgatccctaagtattacatctgaacctcttatttgagagagtaattcactccttagggtaatttgagtgatatcaggaTGCCACTGAGCTTATACACTGTCATTTATaacattattaataaataattacaatCTCGCATTTTTTTCTACTCTCCATTTACAATCTAACATACTTTGTACATGTGGTGTACTCTTTGCAATGTCAATTACCGAATGACCTTGTATAAATTAAACATGTTACACCTCTTTCTCTCCCCTATCTTTCCTCTGCACTCCTCTCTCCcatctctcctcttctcttctcttagtttttttcttgaacTCGTTACACCACTCTCCCTCGTATTTTTCCTCAAACAGGACAAATGCAGATTAAACTCGTTAAACTAATTTACCGAATTATCATATTTGATTGAATGCAATGATTTGAAATCCGGACTGGAGATTGACTCAGTATTTCAAGTGGGTCAATGGTCATACCGGTCCAactgaattttatattttaatttaattttaaattatgtaactatatatatttgtatatctaaacaaaaaattcaaattcttatatataaaaataataattattattataataaatacaaTGAAAATTTGcacattatataaaattaaatataattactacatataattaaaattttaaaatatagagtaTTTTTAGTTGTTCATAATATATTTGCAATAAATCaactataacatatatatgtttttctttttatctaaaaattatataagagtATTTAGTGAGTTATATGTTCTTAtaccatatataaaaataatgtttataaatACCTTTTGcagaaattatattaaatatatgaatatggcaagtatatagatatatgtgtttatgaaaatattatagaatttaatatAACTATATATCTAAAGAATATATCATTTTACATATATTCATAAAAAAGCATCTTaaagttaatatatattaaaacgaacaaataaaacctaaaacttcatatttaaaaGAATTTTGCAGTTTATGTATGAAAAAAGTGAAGTTATGTGTAGTATTTGTAGGTTCGAATAATTAATGTCGGACCAAtgtcagttttttttataaaacccaaAACACAGCcgaattaaaaatagtttcaatttACTTCGagtttaaagcaaaaaaaaaaaaacaaaaacaaaaaacccatgAAAGTTTGAGTTGAAACCCTATATGCTTGACGAATATTCAAGTAATTCAGACGTGttgaacaatttttatttttaaaattttaaaaagagtaCCCGTTCagatttttgtaaattttggtCTAATTtcagtttcatattttttgttatgttcTAGTTAGAGtaattagtatatttatatattttatagcatactaaaataatatgtaaaatacgTTTTGCAGAAAATTATGGTAAATTATGAATATgtcaagtaaatatatataagtgtttttaaaaatattatagaactTTTTAGTTGATGAATAAAGAAATGAAATTGTGTGTGTAGTATTTGTAGGAAAAAGAAAATCACCCATCGGGTCTTTGTTTTTGACAACCTTCTTTTTTGTTGTGTTTGCATGACAATTTTTGTACATGTAAAGTGTTCTGCAAGCATTTAGAACTGCTGTCTATTTATTCTGCATATTAAAGATGAATAGACAAAAAATGCAGACTAAATTGCAATCTATTTCTCCTATGTTTCTTCTGCATTTTTACAGCATCACATTCATACCCGTAATGGTGAAAGCAGTTCAAGCGGTGTAGATTATGCAGATCTGGCTCCGAATGGTACGCATATAAAAAAACGAAGATCAAAAATGtaatgcagatcaagcagaacaaATGCAGATCAAAATAGTTTAGCTGGTTTATCGAATTAGCTTATTTAATCAAATTgttaaacaataaatttattaagttaaatatataaaaaaatacaattattatatataaacaataattattattatttaaataagtaacaagaaaatttaaacattaaaatacaattaCAATATACAATGAAATTGGAAAAATCAACATGTAGCATTTTTATTTGCAATCATTTATCTAATGTTTGCCATAAAATTTCCTAGTCCCATTTCCGCTTATTCCGTATCATTTTTTCAGCCATAGAAGTAGCATTGGCAATCTTTTTATGTGTCATTGTACAGCAAAATCTTTACTCTTTTCAGAACATGCACATTATATCACGGGAATTCACAAAGAATCCTCCATTTCTTTTTCCAAACTCCAAATTTTCTCTCAATAATAAAACACAAAGATGCATAATATCGTTTAAAtaactattgtttgtttctcgGAGGAGAACCACCTTTGAATTATGACATAAGATACCTATCAACCTCATTTCGTGAAGACCTATAGGGAGCCAAAAAACTTTGTTTATTTGGATAGCCAGAGTCAACGAGATAGTATTTATCGACCGGTAGTAAAGGAAAAATTAGAATCATTGTTTTGCGCAATTGTGAAAATTGTTTTATCATGACATGAACAAGGTGCTTTATTCCAAACATATGTGAATAACATATTAAAATCACATATCACCATTATATTAAACGATATAATATTTTGCCGAATCCAATACATTCTTTGAACTTCATACTTCATTTTAACGCCAACATGATCTCCATCAATAGCTCCAGTAAAACCCACTAAAATAAGGCCAATATCACTTATCCATTAGTAGTCGTTATGGAACTCATCTTACTTCTTGTGTAGTTGGAGTCTAGACATAGTCATAAGCAAGCACTTCAGTCGCTCGAAAGActttaaaaaaagttctaaTTCACTCTCTCTTGCATTCGTCCAATTCGTAATCCAACATTTCTTTGAACTTCGTTATGCCCACATATCGTTAGAAAAATGGTCACACTCTCTTTAATGCTTACATTTAATATTGGTTGTTAGCCATAAGTCGTTTGCAATTTCTCACACAGCGTGCAAAAAGCACCAAGGGGCATTCGTATTATCTGAAGACAAGCAACAATATCTTCTTCTAATCGATCTCATATATTTCTCCATCACAGACCACCATTAGTTTTAGTGGgtcatatttgaaaatatagatTGTAGTAACTTAACGATGGTTGAATTATTAACTTTTCAAACTGCTCATTTTCCAAATTCCATAACTCAATTTGATGCTCATAACTTATATTTTGACCATATGATCATAGCTGACCTATACGAAATGCctgaatatttataaaaaagaagtaagatttaaataaatacttaaatggATTATTTATTTGACCATATGACACAATAACTATTAAATCAAACTTTGAAACACAAGTTATAACTTAAAaatgaaattgaaaaataatttataatacttAATGGATATTATAAAAACATAGAGTGAAACATAACATAATTGTTAATAATATACAACAAACAACACTAAattaatcttcatcttcatattCACTTTGCTGACTTTCATTTACATTTGACCCATATGAATGTTGCCTGACGTGCGACCTTCTTCATCTAGTGAATATCATTGTTGACCATTCGTAACTGTTTCTACTTCTTGTCTCACTGAAAATCTACGCTGAATATTTGGAGATGTGCCCCAGATATTTGAGGATGAACCCCATTATTGAGCATTTGGAGATGTACATTATTCTAGAATGTTTGACGATGAACTCCATTGCTGAGCATTTGGAGGTGTATCCCATTGTGGAACATTTGATATAGCTTgatgttttgaatattttttaatggaTATAAATGTATGAGACAATCTGGAAATATGAATTTTAACTTacttttaacaaattaaaattttcataactCATCGAAGAAGCAAAACAAAATGTACCTAgatttattaattgttttagtCGATATAAATGTatgaaacaacctgaaaaatagaaaaaagtaaaaaaccagttaaacacaatataaaaatttatgtaaaatgaattgtttctaaaaaaattatcagCAGAGAGGATTGTATGATTTgtgaaagaagaaaatgaaatagTATGTGGTATTTATAGGCAAAAaagaacatttttaaaaaaagcaAAAATGGCATGCATTGTCTCAACCAACCTCTCTATTTTTTCATCtcaaacatgaaaatgaaatagTATGTGGTATTTATAGGGAAAAAAACCCATTGTCTCAACCAACCTCTCTATTTTTTCATCTCAAACATGGCAAAATTTTAATCATACATTTTCTTCTTCGTGCAgttgtctttattttttattgttattatttgtTATGAACTTTATTTCTTGATTGGGTATTAACTGCAAAGCAATCTGCATATCAATATTTTCTGCATTTCTCCTATATTTGTCATGCCACTCATTCAAAGTCCAAGTCGAACAAGTGAAAATCAAGCATATCATGTGGAAAAAATGCAGATCAATCag
This region of Brassica napus cultivar Da-Ae chromosome C5, Da-Ae, whole genome shotgun sequence genomic DNA includes:
- the LOC106361645 gene encoding tobamovirus multiplication protein 2A is translated as MACRGCLECLLKLLNFLLAVAGLGIIAYGIYLFVVFKRATDHSVSFIPTNVNDQSYVSFGRPMLMAVALSSNVFDNLPKAWFVYLFIGIGVVLFVTSCCGCVGTCSRSICCLSCYSLLLILLILAELGAAAFIFFDNSWRDQIPSDKTGNFDTIYHFLKQNWNIVRWVALGAVVFEALLFLLALMVRAANTPDEYDSDDEFIAPPRQIRQPFINRQPAPVTGVPVVPTLDQRPSRSDPWSARMREKYGLDTSEFTYNPSESHRFQQMPTQPNEEKGRCTIM